One Methylophaga marina DNA window includes the following coding sequences:
- a CDS encoding DUF494 family protein, whose amino-acid sequence MKENVIDVLLYLFETYIDTEERNKPDNEILELELEQVGFQELEIHKALEWLDNMTVASDQPLKRHATMRVFCDVELERLDVHCRGYLLFLEQVGVLDVETREIVLERVMALDAEEIDLDQLKWVVLMVLFYQPGREVAFAWMEDLVFEDIEAVVH is encoded by the coding sequence TGAAAGAAAATGTCATTGATGTGTTGTTATATCTGTTTGAAACCTACATCGATACGGAAGAGCGAAACAAACCTGACAATGAGATATTAGAGCTTGAGTTAGAGCAGGTTGGTTTTCAGGAATTAGAAATCCACAAAGCGCTAGAATGGCTAGATAACATGACCGTTGCATCGGATCAGCCGCTCAAAAGACATGCCACAATGCGTGTATTTTGTGATGTTGAACTAGAGCGCTTGGATGTGCACTGTCGTGGTTATTTACTGTTTCTGGAACAAGTCGGTGTTTTAGACGTCGAAACCCGTGAAATAGTGTTAGAACGAGTCATGGCACTGGATGCTGAAGAAATTGACCTTGATCAGCTTAAGTGGGTCGTGCTGATGGTGTTGTTTTATCAACCAGGAAGAGAAGTCGCTTTTGCCTGGATGGAAGACTTGGTCTTTGAAGACATAGAAGCCGTCGTTCACTAG